A genome region from Mycolicibacterium litorale includes the following:
- a CDS encoding alpha/beta hydrolase: MIAMWRVGRRSMAAAWATAVVLAVVSGGAAAPASATPEGDATQRYGQPPVWGSCQQIVADPGRIPTAQCGTVSVPVNYDQPDGAQAQLAVIRVPATGDRLGVLMVNPGGPGASAVDTVAGMGVALADTEIGRRFDLVGFDPRGVGHSTPQLRCRTDAEFDAYRREPMVDYSPAGVAHIEGLYRGLAQQCLNRMGADFLANVGTAAAARDMDVVRAALGENQLNYLGFSYGTELGAAYAERYPDRVRTMVLDGAVDPSLDPVDESVAQQAGFQRAFDTYAADCAKSAGCPLGTDPAQFVARYHQLVDPLVARPAFTSDPRGLSYQDALTGTGNALYSPRFWPYLTSGLLGLARGTDAGDLLTLADEYQRRDAAGHYQNRQDAFTAIRCVDAPYPTDPAVWVQADQRFRQAAPFLSYGQFTGFAPRDVCALWPVPATSAPRPATNPGPGKVVVVSTTGDPATPYEAGVALARQMGASLVTFQGKQHTVVFNGDACVDTAVVRFLVDGAVPPNGLQC; this comes from the coding sequence ATGATCGCCATGTGGCGGGTAGGGCGGCGGTCGATGGCGGCTGCGTGGGCGACTGCGGTGGTGCTGGCGGTCGTCTCCGGCGGAGCCGCCGCCCCGGCCTCGGCCACGCCGGAGGGTGACGCCACCCAGCGCTACGGGCAGCCGCCGGTGTGGGGGAGCTGCCAGCAGATCGTCGCCGATCCGGGGCGGATCCCCACCGCCCAGTGCGGCACCGTGTCGGTGCCGGTGAACTACGACCAGCCCGACGGCGCCCAGGCGCAGCTCGCGGTCATCCGGGTCCCGGCCACCGGCGACCGTCTCGGCGTGCTCATGGTCAACCCGGGCGGGCCGGGCGCCTCGGCGGTCGACACCGTCGCCGGGATGGGTGTCGCGCTGGCCGATACCGAGATCGGCCGCCGCTTCGACCTGGTGGGCTTCGATCCGCGCGGGGTCGGGCACTCCACCCCGCAGCTGCGCTGCCGCACCGACGCCGAGTTCGACGCCTACCGCCGCGAACCGATGGTCGACTACAGCCCCGCCGGTGTCGCGCACATCGAGGGCCTCTACCGCGGGCTCGCCCAGCAGTGCCTCAACCGGATGGGCGCGGACTTCCTGGCCAATGTGGGCACCGCGGCCGCCGCAAGGGACATGGACGTGGTGCGCGCGGCCCTCGGGGAGAACCAGCTCAACTACCTCGGCTTCTCCTACGGCACCGAGCTGGGTGCCGCCTACGCCGAACGCTATCCGGACCGGGTGCGCACGATGGTGCTCGACGGCGCCGTCGACCCCAGCCTGGATCCCGTCGACGAATCCGTCGCGCAGCAGGCCGGGTTCCAGCGGGCGTTCGACACCTACGCCGCGGACTGCGCCAAGTCGGCGGGCTGCCCGCTGGGAACCGACCCCGCCCAGTTCGTCGCCCGCTACCACCAGCTCGTCGACCCGCTGGTGGCCCGACCCGCGTTCACCTCCGATCCCCGCGGGCTGAGCTACCAGGACGCGCTCACCGGCACCGGCAACGCGCTGTACAGCCCGCGGTTCTGGCCGTACCTGACCAGCGGCCTGCTCGGCCTGGCCCGCGGGACCGACGCCGGTGACCTGCTCACGCTCGCCGACGAGTACCAGCGCCGCGACGCCGCCGGTCACTACCAGAACCGCCAGGACGCCTTCACCGCGATCCGCTGTGTGGACGCGCCGTATCCGACCGACCCGGCGGTGTGGGTGCAGGCCGATCAACGCTTCCGGCAGGCGGCGCCGTTCCTGTCCTACGGCCAGTTCACCGGATTCGCGCCGCGCGACGTGTGTGCGCTGTGGCCGGTGCCCGCGACGTCGGCGCCGCGCCCCGCGACGAACCCGGGACCAGGCAAGGTCGTGGTGGTGTCCACCACCGGCGATCCGGCCACCCCGTACGAGGCCGGTGTCGCGCTGGCCCGCCAGATGGGCGCCTCGCTGGTCACCTTCCAGGGCAAGCAGCACACCGTGGTGTTCAACGGCGACGCCTGCGTGGACACGGCCGTGGTGCGGTTCCTGGTCGACGGCGCCGTGCCGCCGAACGGTCTGCAGTGCTAG
- the glnA gene encoding type I glutamate--ammonia ligase, whose product MDRQKEFVLRTLEERDIRFVRLWFTDVLGYLKSVAIAPAELEGAFEEGIGFDGSSIEGFARVSEADMVARPDPSTFQVLPWADGSGKHHSARMFCDITMPDGSPSWADSRHVLRRQLAKASDLGFSCYVHPEIEFFLLKPGPDDGTPPVPADNGGYFDQAVHDSAPNFRRHAIDALEQMGISVEFSHHEGAPGQQEIDLRYADALSMADNVMTFRYVVKEVALGDGVRASFMPKPFAEHPGSAMHTHMSLFEGDTNAFHSPDDPLQLSDVAKSFIAGILEHAQEISAVTNQWVNSYKRLVHGGEAPTAASWGAANRSALVRVPMYTPRKASSRRIEVRSPDSACNPYLTFAVLLAAGLRGVEKGYVLAPQAEDNVWSLTPEERRAMGYKELPSSLGVALSEMENSELVAEALGEHVFDYFLRNKRAEWETYRSHVTPYELQAYLSL is encoded by the coding sequence ATGGATCGCCAGAAGGAATTCGTGCTCCGCACGCTGGAAGAACGCGACATCCGCTTCGTCCGCCTGTGGTTCACGGACGTCCTCGGTTACCTCAAGTCCGTGGCGATCGCGCCCGCCGAACTCGAGGGCGCCTTCGAGGAGGGCATCGGCTTCGACGGTTCGTCGATCGAGGGCTTCGCGCGCGTCTCGGAAGCCGATATGGTGGCCCGCCCCGATCCGTCGACCTTCCAGGTGCTGCCGTGGGCGGACGGCTCCGGTAAGCACCACTCGGCCCGGATGTTCTGCGACATCACGATGCCCGACGGTTCGCCGTCGTGGGCGGATTCGCGCCACGTGCTGCGCCGCCAACTCGCCAAGGCCAGCGATCTGGGGTTCTCCTGCTACGTGCACCCGGAGATCGAGTTCTTCCTCCTCAAGCCCGGCCCGGACGACGGCACCCCGCCGGTCCCGGCCGACAACGGCGGCTACTTCGACCAGGCCGTGCACGATTCGGCCCCCAACTTCCGCCGCCACGCCATCGACGCGCTCGAGCAGATGGGCATCTCGGTCGAGTTCAGCCATCACGAGGGCGCCCCCGGCCAGCAGGAGATCGACCTGCGCTACGCCGACGCGCTGTCGATGGCCGACAACGTGATGACGTTCCGTTACGTCGTCAAGGAGGTCGCGCTCGGTGACGGCGTGCGGGCCTCGTTCATGCCCAAACCGTTCGCCGAGCACCCCGGTTCGGCGATGCACACCCACATGAGCCTGTTCGAGGGCGACACCAACGCCTTTCACAGCCCGGACGACCCGCTGCAGCTCTCCGATGTCGCCAAATCGTTCATCGCCGGCATCCTCGAACACGCCCAGGAGATCAGCGCCGTCACCAACCAGTGGGTGAACTCCTACAAGCGGCTGGTGCACGGCGGCGAGGCGCCGACCGCGGCGTCCTGGGGGGCGGCCAACCGCTCGGCGCTGGTGCGGGTGCCGATGTACACCCCGCGCAAGGCGTCGTCGCGCCGCATCGAGGTGCGCAGCCCAGACTCGGCCTGCAACCCGTACCTGACGTTCGCGGTGCTGCTGGCCGCCGGACTGCGCGGGGTGGAGAAGGGTTACGTGCTGGCCCCGCAGGCCGAGGACAACGTGTGGAGCCTGACGCCGGAGGAGCGCCGTGCGATGGGCTACAAGGAGCTGCCGAGCAGCCTGGGCGTGGCCCTGTCGGAGATGGAGAACTCCGAGTTGGTCGCCGAAGCGTTGGGGGAACACGTCTTCGACTACTTCCTGCGCAACAAGCGCGCGGAGTGGGAGACCTACCGCAGCCACGTCACCCCGTACGAGCTGCAGGCCTACCTGTCGCTGTGA
- a CDS encoding bifunctional [glutamine synthetase] adenylyltransferase/[glutamine synthetase]-adenylyl-L-tyrosine phosphorylase, which translates to MAKPSTERSRLPSAGRLGLVEKQAPAHLDRLGWTTDRHVELLWSLSRAPDADSALHTMVRLADALGDGWDELNQSLLTDKPLRGRLFAVLGSSLALGDHVVAHPETWRLLAGKVGLPTAAALREDFVALARSAADPATAMLPLRKLYRDRLLVLAALDTAPTVENEPVLPFATVGQHLSDLADAALASALEVAMSSVCGDGERPRLAVVAMGKCGARELNYVSDVDVIFVVGEAAESDIRTTTRVAGELMRFAGDAFFEVDAALRPEGKHGQLVRTLESHVAYYQRWAKTWEFQALMKARPAAGDAELGRQYIEALSPMVWTACEREDFVPEVQAMRRRVEELVPAGVRARELKLGTGGLRDVEFAVQLLQLVHGRNDESLHVASTVDALAALGAGGYVGRDDAANLTASYEFLRLLEHRLQLQRLKRTHMLPETDDDEALRWLARAAHVRPDGQRDALGVLREELKRQSLRVSRLHAKLFYQPLLESVGQPALGIEPGMSTAAAERQLAALGYEGPQSALTHLAALTGEGGRRGRVQRVLLPTLLDWLSDTPDPDAGLLSYRRISEALAEQRWYLGTLRDEGAVAKRLMRVLGTSAYVPDLLMRAPEVIQLYADGPNGPKLLDTEPEAMARGLVASAGRHADPVRAIAAARTLRRRELARIASADLLGMLEVTEVCRALTALWVAVLQAALDAVMRANAPADGAPARIAVIGMGRLGGGELGYGSDADVMFVCEPCRGAEESVAVKWAVGIAERVRSLLGTPSADPPLEVDTGLRPEGRNGPLVRTLASYEAYYTQWAQPWEVQALLRAHRVAGDLELGERFLLMADRTRYPAGGVSAEAVQEIRRIKARVDAERLPRGADPNTHTKLGRGGLADIEWTVQLMQLRFAHKVPALHCTSTLEALNAIGAAELIAEGDIDLLRQAWLTATRARNALVLVRGKPTDQLPGPGRMLNAVAVAAGWDNDDGGEFLDNYLRVTRRAKTVVRKVFGG; encoded by the coding sequence GTGGCGAAACCGTCGACCGAACGCTCCAGGCTGCCCAGTGCCGGGCGCCTGGGACTGGTCGAGAAGCAGGCCCCCGCGCATCTGGACCGGCTGGGCTGGACCACCGACCGCCACGTCGAACTGCTGTGGTCGCTGTCGCGCGCCCCGGACGCCGACAGCGCACTGCACACGATGGTGCGCCTCGCCGACGCGCTCGGTGACGGCTGGGACGAACTCAACCAATCGCTGCTGACCGACAAACCCTTGCGCGGACGGCTGTTCGCGGTGCTGGGCTCGTCGCTGGCGCTCGGTGACCACGTCGTGGCCCACCCGGAGACCTGGCGGCTGCTCGCAGGCAAGGTGGGACTGCCGACGGCCGCGGCGCTGCGCGAGGACTTCGTGGCGCTCGCCCGTTCCGCCGCCGACCCCGCGACCGCGATGCTGCCGCTGCGCAAGCTGTACCGCGACCGGCTGCTGGTGCTGGCCGCCCTCGACACCGCGCCCACGGTGGAGAACGAACCGGTGCTGCCGTTCGCGACGGTCGGCCAGCACCTGTCGGACCTGGCCGACGCCGCGCTGGCCAGTGCGCTCGAGGTGGCGATGAGCTCGGTGTGCGGGGACGGGGAACGGCCCCGGCTGGCCGTCGTCGCGATGGGCAAATGCGGTGCGCGCGAACTGAATTACGTCAGTGACGTCGACGTCATCTTTGTAGTGGGGGAGGCCGCCGAGTCCGACATCCGCACCACCACCCGGGTGGCCGGTGAGCTGATGCGCTTCGCCGGCGACGCGTTCTTCGAGGTCGACGCGGCGCTGCGCCCGGAGGGCAAGCACGGCCAGTTGGTCCGCACGCTGGAATCGCATGTGGCGTACTACCAGCGCTGGGCCAAGACGTGGGAATTCCAGGCGCTGATGAAGGCGCGGCCGGCCGCCGGTGACGCGGAACTGGGCCGCCAGTACATCGAGGCGCTCTCGCCGATGGTCTGGACCGCCTGCGAGCGTGAGGATTTCGTGCCCGAGGTGCAGGCGATGCGGCGCCGGGTCGAGGAGCTCGTGCCGGCAGGCGTGCGGGCGCGGGAACTCAAACTCGGCACCGGCGGCCTGCGCGACGTGGAGTTCGCCGTGCAGCTACTGCAGCTCGTGCACGGCCGCAACGACGAGTCGCTGCACGTGGCGTCGACCGTCGACGCGCTGGCCGCGCTCGGAGCGGGCGGGTACGTCGGCCGCGACGACGCCGCCAACCTGACCGCCTCCTACGAGTTCCTGCGGCTGCTCGAACACCGGCTGCAGCTGCAGCGGCTCAAACGCACCCACATGCTGCCCGAAACCGACGACGACGAGGCGCTGCGGTGGCTGGCCCGTGCCGCGCACGTGCGTCCCGACGGCCAGCGCGACGCCCTCGGCGTCCTGCGCGAGGAGCTCAAACGGCAGAGCCTGCGGGTGTCGCGGCTGCACGCCAAGCTCTTCTACCAGCCGCTGCTGGAATCGGTGGGGCAGCCGGCGCTGGGTATCGAGCCGGGGATGAGTACTGCCGCGGCCGAACGTCAGCTCGCCGCACTGGGTTACGAGGGCCCGCAGAGCGCGCTGACCCATCTGGCCGCGCTGACCGGGGAGGGCGGGCGGCGAGGGCGCGTCCAGCGGGTGCTGCTGCCGACACTGCTGGACTGGCTCTCCGACACCCCCGACCCCGACGCGGGTCTGCTGTCCTACCGCCGGATCAGCGAGGCGCTGGCCGAACAGCGTTGGTATCTGGGCACATTGCGCGACGAGGGTGCGGTCGCCAAACGGTTGATGCGGGTGCTCGGCACGTCGGCCTACGTGCCCGACCTGTTGATGCGCGCCCCCGAGGTCATCCAGCTCTACGCCGACGGGCCCAACGGACCGAAACTGCTCGACACCGAACCCGAGGCGATGGCCCGCGGACTGGTGGCCTCGGCCGGCAGGCACGCCGACCCGGTCCGGGCCATCGCGGCGGCGCGCACGCTGCGGCGCCGCGAACTCGCGCGCATCGCCTCGGCCGACCTGCTGGGCATGCTCGAGGTGACCGAGGTGTGCCGGGCGCTGACGGCGCTGTGGGTCGCGGTGCTGCAGGCCGCGCTGGACGCAGTGATGCGCGCCAACGCCCCCGCCGACGGCGCACCGGCCCGCATCGCGGTGATCGGCATGGGCCGGCTCGGCGGCGGCGAACTCGGCTACGGCTCGGACGCCGACGTGATGTTCGTCTGCGAACCGTGCCGCGGCGCAGAGGAATCCGTCGCGGTGAAGTGGGCGGTCGGCATCGCCGAGCGGGTGCGCTCGCTGCTGGGCACGCCGAGCGCCGACCCGCCGCTGGAGGTGGACACCGGGCTGCGGCCCGAGGGGCGCAACGGCCCGCTCGTCCGCACCCTGGCCTCTTACGAGGCGTACTACACGCAGTGGGCGCAGCCGTGGGAGGTTCAGGCGCTGCTGCGCGCGCACCGCGTGGCCGGTGACCTCGAGCTCGGCGAACGCTTCCTGCTGATGGCCGACAGAACGCGGTATCCGGCGGGCGGCGTCTCCGCCGAGGCCGTGCAGGAGATCCGGCGCATCAAAGCGCGTGTCGACGCCGAGCGGCTGCCCCGCGGCGCGGATCCGAACACCCACACCAAGCTGGGCCGCGGCGGCCTGGCCGACATCGAATGGACCGTGCAGCTGATGCAGCTGCGGTTCGCGCACAAGGTGCCTGCCCTGCACTGCACGTCGACGCTGGAGGCGCTCAACGCGATCGGGGCCGCCGAGCTCATCGCCGAGGGGGACATCGACCTGCTGCGGCAGGCGTGGCTGACCGCGACGCGGGCCCGCAACGCGCTGGTGCTGGTGCGGGGCAAACCCACCGACCAGCTGCCCGGGCCGGGGCGGATGCTCAACGCGGTCGCGGTGGCCGCGGGCTGGGACAACGACGACGGCGGCGAATTCCTCGACAACTACCTGCGGGTGACGCGCCGGGCGAAGACGGTGGTGCGCAAGGTGTTCGGTGGCTGA
- a CDS encoding PaaI family thioesterase: MAEAGAGPEWPFDVVSGDEYARLSALYEPLTQAIRDLVDAGVRTGVDGETIAAAQAAIEEVTRTLNGRRHDRTHTLRHADTGRPLAWANPAVGLRNAIAPPMRIDRTDDDRWVSDFTLGAAYEGPPNLVHGGICALVLDHLLGEAASDGLTKPLFTGTITLRYLRGTPLGPLHAEAWIDRTDGIKTFARGVLRDAEGVTVEADGIFIMPAWARDAG, encoded by the coding sequence GTGGCTGAGGCGGGCGCAGGGCCGGAATGGCCGTTCGACGTGGTCAGTGGCGACGAGTACGCCCGGCTGAGCGCGCTCTACGAACCGCTGACCCAGGCGATCCGCGATCTCGTCGACGCCGGGGTGCGCACCGGCGTGGACGGCGAGACCATCGCCGCGGCGCAAGCGGCGATCGAGGAGGTCACCCGGACGCTGAACGGGCGTCGGCACGACCGCACTCACACGCTGCGCCACGCCGACACCGGGCGGCCGCTGGCTTGGGCGAATCCGGCTGTGGGACTGCGCAATGCGATCGCGCCGCCGATGCGCATCGACCGCACCGACGACGACCGGTGGGTCAGCGACTTCACGCTCGGCGCCGCTTACGAGGGGCCGCCGAACCTGGTGCACGGCGGGATCTGCGCGCTGGTGCTCGACCACCTGCTCGGCGAGGCCGCCAGCGACGGGCTGACCAAACCGTTGTTCACCGGCACGATCACGCTGCGCTATCTGCGCGGCACCCCGCTGGGGCCGCTTCACGCCGAGGCGTGGATCGACCGCACCGACGGCATCAAGACCTTCGCGCGCGGTGTGCTCCGCGACGCCGAGGGCGTGACCGTCGAAGCGGACGGCATCTTCATCATGCCGGCCTGGGCGCGTGACGCCGGATGA
- a CDS encoding TIGR03619 family F420-dependent LLM class oxidoreductase, producing the protein MKYYVSPAFVETSEIVDIARAADELGYDGLGVPDHVVNLETLQTPYPYTRDGQRRWEPFTHWPDPWVLVGALAQVTSRLRFVTTVYVPAMRDPYSAAKAIGTAAYLAGGRVELGIGVGWCEDEFRLMGQRFDRRGRRTDEMLDLFRALWQPGWTEFDGEFYPTPRLEMEPTPPHIPVYVGGLSDVALRRAARNDGWIGDLITTDRAIAVAGRLRELRAEAGLSVDDFTILTPLTDALVRADYDRAEAAGVTHILTMPWMFYTGANASLAEKIDGMKRFREDLGLDRA; encoded by the coding sequence ATGAAGTACTACGTCAGCCCGGCGTTCGTGGAGACCAGCGAGATCGTCGACATCGCCCGTGCTGCAGACGAACTCGGATACGACGGTCTCGGTGTGCCGGACCACGTGGTGAACCTCGAGACGCTGCAGACGCCGTATCCGTACACCCGTGACGGGCAGCGGCGCTGGGAGCCCTTCACCCACTGGCCCGACCCGTGGGTGCTCGTGGGCGCGCTCGCGCAGGTCACCTCGCGGCTGCGGTTCGTCACCACGGTGTACGTGCCCGCGATGCGCGACCCGTACTCGGCAGCCAAGGCGATCGGCACCGCGGCCTACCTCGCCGGCGGCCGGGTGGAACTCGGCATCGGCGTCGGGTGGTGCGAGGACGAGTTCCGGTTGATGGGGCAGCGGTTCGACCGGCGCGGCAGACGCACCGACGAGATGCTCGACCTGTTCCGGGCGCTGTGGCAGCCGGGCTGGACCGAGTTCGACGGCGAGTTCTACCCGACGCCGCGCCTGGAGATGGAACCCACTCCGCCGCACATCCCGGTCTACGTCGGCGGCCTGTCCGACGTCGCGCTGCGCCGCGCCGCACGCAACGACGGCTGGATCGGCGATCTCATCACCACCGACCGGGCGATCGCGGTAGCCGGCCGGCTGCGTGAACTCCGCGCGGAGGCCGGGCTTTCCGTCGACGACTTCACGATCCTCACGCCGCTGACCGATGCCCTCGTGCGCGCCGACTACGACCGGGCCGAAGCCGCCGGTGTCACCCACATCCTGACCATGCCGTGGATGTTCTACACCGGCGCGAACGCGTCGCTGGCCGAGAAGATCGACGGGATGAAGCGGTTCCGCGAGGATCTCGGACTGGACCGTGCGTAG
- a CDS encoding STAS domain-containing protein, translating to MNLTFSVDTARRSATVTIDGELDSETTDAFVDTATRLLDTHRDLRELRLDCADLAFCDSVGLSGLLLIERRTSGAGIDLHLDNRPTYFERILDITGILEYLTRRSATAADAPSDEAKETRDETDIG from the coding sequence ATGAACCTCACCTTCTCCGTCGACACCGCACGCCGGTCGGCCACCGTCACCATCGACGGTGAGCTCGACTCCGAGACCACCGACGCGTTCGTCGACACCGCAACGCGATTGCTCGACACCCATCGGGATCTTCGCGAACTGCGGTTGGACTGCGCCGACCTGGCGTTCTGCGATTCCGTGGGCCTGTCGGGACTGCTGCTCATCGAGCGCCGGACATCCGGTGCGGGCATCGACCTGCACCTCGACAACCGGCCGACCTACTTCGAGCGGATCCTCGACATCACCGGCATCCTCGAGTACCTCACGAGGCGAAGCGCCACAGCCGCGGACGCGCCGTCCGACGAGGCGAAAGAGACGCGCGACGAAACCGACATCGGCTGA
- a CDS encoding cobalamin B12-binding domain-containing protein, whose translation MTVAIPAARERLWTAVLAGDEYSATAAVFDAIDADVTAEDVLLDVIAPVQRRVGTEWAANRITVAEEHAATAINDRVIAALAYHPASAPRPNLGRVTVACVDGEWHALPARLLTEVLRLRGWHVDFLGAQVPTPHLVAHLHQNGPVAVALSCSIPTGLPTAHAAITACQAAGVPVLAGGAAFGPDGRYAGLLGADAWGADARAAADCLSRGVTRGDRPPAHRPVDDLPHLGDQEYTMVSRTAPQLVKATVTEVETRFPAMQTYTQQQRQHTAEDIAHIVDFLATALYIDDDELFTGFITWTAEILAARGVPATSLHPALESLQGQLAEFPRTQRLLTAALIALDRMAADMETSA comes from the coding sequence ATGACCGTCGCCATCCCCGCCGCGCGGGAGCGGCTGTGGACCGCCGTCCTCGCCGGCGACGAATACTCCGCGACCGCAGCGGTTTTCGACGCGATCGACGCCGACGTGACAGCCGAAGACGTGCTGCTCGACGTCATAGCGCCGGTTCAGCGCCGCGTCGGGACCGAATGGGCCGCCAACCGGATCACCGTCGCCGAGGAACACGCCGCCACCGCGATCAACGACCGGGTCATCGCGGCCCTGGCCTACCACCCCGCGAGCGCGCCGCGGCCCAACCTCGGCCGGGTCACGGTGGCGTGCGTCGACGGCGAATGGCATGCGCTGCCCGCCCGACTGCTCACCGAAGTGCTGCGGCTGCGCGGCTGGCACGTCGACTTCCTCGGCGCCCAGGTCCCCACGCCGCACCTGGTCGCGCATCTGCACCAGAACGGTCCCGTCGCCGTGGCGCTGTCGTGTTCGATCCCGACCGGACTGCCCACCGCGCATGCCGCGATCACCGCCTGCCAGGCCGCAGGCGTCCCCGTCCTGGCCGGCGGCGCCGCCTTCGGACCGGACGGGCGCTACGCCGGCCTGTTGGGCGCCGACGCCTGGGGAGCCGACGCCCGCGCCGCCGCCGACTGCCTCAGCCGCGGGGTGACCCGCGGGGACCGACCCCCGGCACACCGTCCCGTCGACGATCTGCCGCACCTGGGCGACCAGGAGTACACGATGGTCAGCAGAACCGCCCCGCAACTGGTCAAGGCCACCGTGACCGAAGTGGAGACCCGCTTCCCGGCGATGCAGACCTACACCCAACAGCAGCGCCAGCACACCGCCGAGGACATCGCCCACATCGTCGACTTCCTCGCCACCGCCCTCTACATCGACGACGACGAACTCTTCACGGGGTTCATCACGTGGACCGCCGAGATCCTCGCCGCCCGCGGGGTACCGGCCACCTCGCTGCACCCCGCGCTGGAGTCGCTGCAGGGTCAGCTGGCTGAATTCCCCCGCACCCAACGTCTCTTGACCGCAGCACTGATCGCCCTGGACCGCATGGCCGCCGACATGGAAACAAGCGCATGA
- a CDS encoding PP2C family protein-serine/threonine phosphatase → MGGDGPSGVAVGSDAAWSSVPHPVIVVTSDGVVRAVSVSAQALLPSAVPGSELAGTVPTWLSRAHRDLTHRLGTSDVEATIASGTVDGRTFDARPTVLDGDVAWWLLEDTGRELRDTRRSLTREQARTSFLDEASAVLMATLNVDRCMTATVQLATRHLADAAAVIAPVNANRLPVMCGDRGATQQRRVDADPATVAGLSEALRGFPPVPSRWLDPAALPEWLLPDTFEGSVGSVLITPLPGLGVPAGALVLMRRATEPVFGEDDELSARLFAARAGAALSAAGLYAEQSAITRTLMRDLIPPQLRRLHGFELAGGYRASEDHQVVGGDFYDVHPGATPEQDTLVVLGDVCGKGLEAAVLTGKIRNTLQALAPLAQDHRGVLRLLNSALLSAERTRFATVVLASVARRDGQVVLRLTSAGHCPPLIVRSDGRVEEADTRGQLLGVLEQIQARTFETVLAPGETCVLYTDGVTEAWGGPLGTDMFGEQRLSTVLEQCVGMPAEAVVERIMMVATQWVNRREHDDIAVVAIAAPRRTHLSAVDGHTAGRYTA, encoded by the coding sequence ATGGGCGGGGACGGACCCAGCGGCGTGGCCGTGGGTTCCGACGCCGCGTGGTCCTCGGTTCCGCACCCGGTCATCGTGGTGACCAGCGACGGGGTCGTCCGCGCGGTGAGCGTGTCCGCGCAGGCGTTGCTGCCGTCGGCGGTGCCCGGTTCGGAGTTGGCCGGGACCGTGCCCACGTGGTTGTCGCGTGCGCACCGGGACCTCACGCACCGTCTCGGTACGTCTGATGTCGAGGCCACGATCGCATCGGGCACGGTGGACGGAAGAACCTTCGACGCTCGGCCCACCGTGCTCGACGGGGACGTGGCGTGGTGGCTGCTCGAGGACACCGGCCGCGAACTGCGGGACACGCGGCGCTCCCTGACCCGCGAGCAGGCCCGCACCTCGTTCCTCGACGAGGCGTCCGCGGTGCTCATGGCGACGCTCAACGTCGACCGCTGTATGACCGCGACCGTCCAGCTGGCCACCCGGCACCTGGCCGACGCGGCCGCCGTGATCGCCCCGGTCAACGCCAACCGGCTGCCAGTCATGTGTGGTGATCGCGGTGCGACCCAACAGCGCCGGGTCGACGCCGACCCCGCGACGGTGGCGGGTCTCAGCGAGGCGCTGCGCGGCTTCCCGCCGGTGCCGTCCCGCTGGCTCGACCCGGCCGCGCTGCCCGAATGGCTCCTCCCGGACACCTTCGAGGGCTCGGTCGGGTCCGTGCTGATCACGCCGCTTCCCGGCCTCGGCGTGCCCGCCGGCGCACTGGTGCTGATGCGACGGGCGACCGAGCCGGTCTTCGGTGAGGACGACGAGCTGTCCGCGCGACTGTTCGCCGCACGCGCCGGTGCGGCGCTGTCCGCGGCGGGGCTGTACGCCGAACAGTCCGCGATCACCCGCACGCTGATGCGCGATCTCATCCCGCCGCAACTGCGCCGCCTGCACGGGTTCGAACTGGCTGGCGGCTATCGCGCCTCGGAGGACCATCAGGTCGTCGGCGGCGACTTCTACGACGTGCACCCCGGCGCCACCCCCGAGCAGGACACGTTGGTCGTCCTGGGCGACGTGTGCGGCAAGGGTCTGGAGGCCGCGGTGCTGACCGGCAAGATCCGCAACACGCTGCAGGCGCTCGCGCCGCTGGCGCAGGACCACCGCGGAGTGCTGCGGCTGCTCAACAGCGCCCTGCTCTCGGCCGAACGCACGCGCTTCGCCACCGTGGTGCTGGCGTCCGTCGCCCGCCGGGACGGGCAGGTGGTGTTGCGGCTGACCAGCGCCGGGCACTGCCCGCCGTTGATCGTGCGCAGCGACGGACGGGTCGAAGAGGCCGACACCCGCGGTCAGCTGCTCGGTGTGCTGGAACAGATCCAAGCCCGCACCTTCGAGACGGTCCTCGCGCCGGGCGAGACCTGCGTCCTCTACACCGACGGTGTGACCGAGGCGTGGGGCGGACCGCTGGGCACCGACATGTTCGGGGAGCAGCGGCTCTCGACCGTCCTGGAACAGTGCGTCGGGATGCCCGCGGAGGCCGTCGTCGAACGGATCATGATGGTCGCGACGCAGTGGGTGAACCGCCGCGAGCACGACGACATCGCCGTCGTCGCCATCGCCGCACCACGCCGCACGCACCTGAGCGCGGTCGACGGCCACACCGCGGGGAGGTACACCGCATGA